From Carya illinoinensis cultivar Pawnee chromosome 5, C.illinoinensisPawnee_v1, whole genome shotgun sequence, one genomic window encodes:
- the LOC122311704 gene encoding uncharacterized protein LOC122311704: MASHHIPLLSSFLLILAAIQGIRAVNYAATNTASNTSDGVHYTVTNTARNTSGAIRFDNHIGFEYSLQALASTTYFIWKLFQQTNDADKKNVSKVSLFIDDMDGVAYTSNNEIHVSAKYINGHTGNLKGEITGVFYHEMTHIWQWNGNGEAPGGLIEGIADFVRLKSGYIPSHWVQPGQGDRWDQGYDVTARFLDYCNDLRNGFVADLNKKMINGYNVNYFVNLLDKSVDQLWSDYKALYHKKASIYVCGCMCTRIFL; this comes from the coding sequence ATGGCCTCTCACCACATTCCACTCCTCTCCAGCTTCCTTCTGATTTTAGCAGCCATTCAAGGCATTCGTGCGGTCAACTACGCTGCCACTAACACTGCCAGCAACACTTCCGATGGGGTTCACTACACCGTTACTAATACTGCCAGAAACACTTCCGGTGCAATTCGCTTCGACAACCATATTGGATTTGAATATAGCTTACAAGCATTGGCTTCTACTACATACTTCATATGGAAGCTCTTCCAGCAAACTAATGATGCGGATAAAAAGAATGTGTCAAAAGTGAGTTTGTTCATTGATGACATGGATGGTGTCGCATATACTAGTAATAACGAGATACACGTTAGCGCCAAATACATCAATGGCCATACAGGAAATCTTAAAGGAGAAATCACCGGAGTGTtttaccatgaaatgacacaCATATGGCAGTGGAACGGTAATGGGGAAGCTCCCGGAGGATTGATTGAAGGAATTGCTGATTTTGTGAGATTGAAGTCTGGGTACATACCAAGCCACTGGGTTCAACCTGGGCAAGGCGATAGGTGGGACCAAGGCTATGATGTTACAGCTCGATTTTTGGACTATTGCAATGATCTTAGAAATGGATTCGTGGCTGATTTgaataagaaaatgattaatggctataatgttaattattttgttaatcTACTCGATAAGTCTGTTGATCAGCTCTGGAGTGATTACAAGGCTCTATATCATAAAAAGGCATCTATTTATGTGTGCGGGTGCATGTGCACGCGAATATTTTTGtaa
- the LOC122311377 gene encoding ARF guanine-nucleotide exchange factor GNL1-like → MRPYTAFHGDRQRHHGFWNLVCLGSGLMVQSSIELYLKTRTNIGHLKPDSGTISFNGERKESPAKNFKGALACMVNSEIGAVLAVMRRNVRWGVRYVADDDKLEHSLIHSLKELRKKIFSWQNKWHNVNPAVYLQPFLDVIQFDETGAPIIGVALSFVYKILSLDILNLDTVNVGDAMHLIVDAVTSCRFEVTDPASEEVVLMKILQVLLACMKNTTSVRLSNQHVCNIVNTCFRVVHQASSKGELLQRIARHTMHELVRCIFSHLPDIGSTEHALANGNRSCVNKEVIILGTSFDVIYCPV, encoded by the exons ATGCGTCCGTACACTGCCTTTCATGGCGACAGGCAGCGACACCATGG GTTTTGGAATCTTGTGTGTCTGGGTTCTGGACTCATGGTTCAATCATCAATTGAACTGTATCTAAAAACTCGAACAAACATAGGGCATCTAAAGCCAGACTCTGGAACCATCTCATTTAATGGTGAAAGAAAGGAATCTCCAGCTAAAAATTTCAAAGGTGCTTTAGCTTGTATGGTTAATTCTGAAATAGGTGCTGTTTTGGCTGTGATGCGAAGAAATGTACGATGGGGAGTTCGCTATGTGGCAGATGATGATAAGCTAGAGCACTCTCTCATCCATTCGTTGAAAGAACTTCGAAAGAAGATATTTTCTTGGCAAAATAAGTGGCACAATGTCAATCCAGCTGTGTACCTCCAGCCATTTTTGGATGTCATTCAATTTGATGAAACTGGTGCACCAATCATTGGAGTTGCATTGTCATTTGTTTACAAGATATTGAGCCTTGACATACTTAATCTTGATACTGTGAATGTGGGAGATGCTATGCATTTGATAGTTGATGCAGTGACAAGTTGCCGGTTTGAGGTCACTGATCCTGCCTCTGAAGAAGTGGTGCTGATGAAGATACTTCAGGTTCTTTTGGCTTGCATGAAGAATACGACATCCGTTAGGTTGAGTAATCAGCATGTGTGCAATATTGTAAATACATGCTTTCGAGTGGTCCATCAAGCTAGCTCCAAAGGTGAATTGTTGCAGCGGATTGCACGCCATACTATGCATGAATTGGTTAGGTGTATTTTCTCTCACTTGCCTGATATAGGCAGTACCGAACATGCATTGGCTAATGGAAACAGGTCGTGTGTTAATAAAGAGGTAATAATTCTTGGCACATCCTTTGATGTTATATATTGTCCAGTTTAA